A single genomic interval of Sinorhizobium garamanticum harbors:
- a CDS encoding type I restriction endonuclease subunit R, which yields MTLHREISFETEICAHLAAHGWQYTEGDAAKYDRSRALLPADVVAWVQTSQPKAWETLAKNHGSAAETMLLDRIRKQLDERGTLDLLRHGVELIGLRAPLKLAEFKPAFGLNEEILARYDANRLRVVRQVRYSNNNENCVDLVLFLNGLPVSTVELKTDFTQSVQDAVDQYRFDRHPSPKGQSPEPLLSFPSGAVVHFAVSNAEVMMATKLEGADTRFLPFNKGNEGGKGNPPNRNGHPTAYLWEEIWERHSWLEILGRYIVAAKDAKKKITGLIFPRFHQLDATRKLQAAVLAEGAGGKYLIQHSAGSGKTNSIAWSAHFLADLHDKQHKKIFDTVIVVSDRNVIDTQLQEAIFSFERTTGVVETITSEGGAKSSKLAEALAGGKKIVVCTIQTFPFALEAVRELAATQGKQFAVIADEAHSSQTGETASKLKQVLSAEELAELGDGGEVSSEDILAAQMAARASESGITYVAFTATPKGKTLELFGRRPNPSEPASETNKPQPFHVYSMRQAIEEGFILDVLKNYTPYDLAFKLANAGGEMDDKEVERKEAVKALMRWVRLHPYNISQKVQIVVEHYRANVQPLLDGKAKAMVVTGSRVEAVRWQIAMQKYIRDQKYDLGTLVAFSGEVDDKESGPEPFSESSKELNPGLNGRDIREAFKLPEYHVLLVANKFQTGFDQPLLCGMYVDRRLAGIQAVQTLSRLNRAHAGKDTTYVLDFVNSGDDILKAFQTYYETAELAGVTDPNLVFDLRAKLDAAGYYDSFEVDRVVKAELDPQSKQGDLVAAIMPVADRLLRAYKVAQERRTVALTKEDAKAAKDAQDEMEALLLFRSDMGAFVRVYAFLSQIFDYGNTDIEKRSVFYKRLIPLLDFGRERETVDVSQIKLTHHKLSTKGPRSLALTGEASPLMPYTAPGSGSVQDKEKALLAEIVERLNDLFQGVDDDDQVRYVMGDIRSQVMKSETLAQQAEHNTKERFADSPDLSKAIENAIMDALETHSAMSRQALASKEVRDGIKEILLGPGRLWEGLRERAQI from the coding sequence ATGACTCTACATCGGGAGATCAGCTTCGAAACGGAAATCTGCGCTCACCTCGCGGCGCATGGCTGGCAGTACACGGAGGGTGATGCTGCCAAGTATGACCGCAGCCGAGCGCTGTTACCTGCGGACGTCGTGGCGTGGGTTCAGACCTCGCAGCCGAAGGCTTGGGAGACACTGGCGAAGAACCACGGTTCCGCTGCCGAGACCATGCTGCTCGACCGCATCCGCAAGCAACTCGACGAGCGCGGGACTCTGGATCTGCTGCGCCACGGCGTCGAACTGATCGGTCTCAGGGCTCCGCTGAAGCTCGCCGAGTTCAAACCGGCCTTTGGGCTCAACGAAGAGATCCTGGCCCGGTACGACGCCAACCGGCTGCGTGTCGTACGGCAGGTGCGCTACTCGAATAACAACGAGAATTGCGTCGACCTCGTCCTATTCCTGAACGGGCTTCCGGTTTCGACCGTCGAGCTGAAGACGGACTTCACCCAAAGCGTCCAGGACGCGGTCGACCAGTACAGGTTCGATCGGCATCCGAGCCCCAAGGGACAATCGCCTGAGCCTCTCCTGAGCTTCCCCAGCGGTGCTGTCGTCCACTTTGCGGTGAGCAATGCCGAAGTGATGATGGCGACGAAACTCGAAGGCGCCGACACCCGCTTCCTGCCGTTCAACAAGGGCAATGAGGGCGGCAAGGGCAACCCGCCCAACCGGAACGGACACCCGACCGCCTATCTCTGGGAGGAGATCTGGGAGCGCCATTCCTGGCTGGAGATCCTCGGGCGCTACATTGTTGCCGCGAAGGACGCCAAGAAAAAGATTACGGGCCTGATCTTCCCGCGCTTTCACCAGTTGGACGCAACAAGGAAGCTTCAAGCTGCGGTTCTCGCCGAGGGCGCAGGGGGCAAGTACCTGATCCAGCATTCGGCGGGGTCGGGAAAGACCAACTCGATTGCATGGTCGGCGCATTTCCTCGCCGATCTCCATGATAAGCAGCACAAGAAGATCTTCGACACCGTCATCGTTGTGTCTGATCGTAATGTGATCGACACCCAACTTCAGGAAGCGATCTTCAGCTTTGAGCGCACCACAGGCGTCGTCGAGACAATCACGAGTGAAGGCGGGGCGAAGAGCAGCAAACTTGCCGAAGCGCTCGCCGGAGGAAAGAAGATCGTCGTCTGCACCATCCAGACCTTCCCGTTTGCGCTGGAGGCAGTGCGGGAGCTTGCTGCGACACAGGGCAAGCAGTTTGCGGTGATTGCCGACGAGGCGCATTCAAGCCAGACGGGTGAGACCGCATCGAAACTGAAACAGGTTCTCTCAGCCGAGGAACTCGCGGAACTCGGGGACGGTGGCGAGGTCAGCAGCGAAGACATTCTCGCGGCCCAGATGGCGGCTCGTGCGAGCGAAAGCGGCATCACCTATGTGGCCTTCACGGCGACCCCTAAGGGCAAGACGCTGGAACTCTTTGGCCGCCGCCCGAACCCGAGCGAACCGGCGAGCGAGACCAACAAGCCACAGCCCTTCCACGTCTATTCGATGCGTCAGGCCATTGAAGAGGGCTTCATCCTCGACGTCCTGAAGAACTACACGCCCTACGATCTCGCCTTCAAGCTGGCCAACGCTGGCGGGGAGATGGACGACAAGGAGGTCGAGCGCAAGGAGGCGGTCAAGGCGCTGATGCGCTGGGTGCGGCTGCATCCCTACAATATCAGCCAGAAGGTCCAGATCGTCGTCGAACATTACCGTGCGAACGTGCAGCCGCTGCTCGACGGCAAGGCGAAGGCCATGGTGGTCACCGGCAGCCGCGTCGAGGCCGTGCGGTGGCAGATCGCGATGCAGAAGTACATCCGGGACCAGAAGTACGACCTCGGCACCCTCGTGGCGTTCTCGGGGGAGGTCGATGACAAGGAAAGCGGCCCGGAGCCTTTCTCGGAGTCGAGCAAGGAACTGAACCCGGGACTGAACGGGCGCGACATCCGCGAGGCCTTCAAGCTGCCGGAATACCACGTGCTGCTCGTCGCCAATAAATTCCAGACCGGGTTCGATCAGCCGCTGCTATGCGGCATGTATGTCGATCGCCGCTTGGCGGGAATACAGGCGGTCCAGACGCTCTCGCGCCTCAATCGGGCACACGCGGGCAAGGACACGACCTATGTCCTCGACTTCGTCAACAGCGGCGACGACATCCTGAAGGCTTTCCAGACCTACTATGAGACTGCTGAACTCGCAGGGGTCACCGACCCGAACCTCGTGTTCGACCTCAGAGCGAAGCTGGACGCCGCCGGATACTATGACAGCTTCGAGGTCGATCGTGTCGTGAAGGCGGAACTCGACCCGCAATCGAAGCAGGGCGATCTTGTAGCCGCCATCATGCCGGTCGCGGATCGTTTGCTTAGGGCCTACAAGGTGGCACAGGAGCGCCGAACGGTGGCCCTGACAAAAGAGGATGCCAAGGCGGCGAAGGATGCCCAGGACGAGATGGAGGCGCTTCTGCTCTTCCGCAGCGACATGGGCGCTTTTGTCCGGGTCTACGCCTTCCTGTCGCAGATCTTTGACTACGGCAACACCGACATCGAGAAGAGATCGGTCTTCTACAAGCGACTGATCCCACTGCTCGACTTTGGTCGGGAACGGGAGACTGTTGACGTCTCTCAAATCAAGCTGACGCACCACAAGCTTTCGACCAAGGGGCCACGCTCCCTTGCTCTCACGGGCGAAGCGTCCCCGTTGATGCCCTACACGGCCCCCGGCTCAGGCTCGGTGCAGGACAAGGAGAAGGCGCTGCTCGCTGAAATCGTCGAGCGACTGAATGATCTTTTCCAAGGCGTCGATGATGACGATCAGGTTCGATACGTCATGGGTGACATACGAAGCCAGGTGATGAAATCGGAGACGCTCGCCCAACAAGCCGAACACAACACCAAGGAGCGTTTTGCCGACTCCCCCGATCTATCTAAAGCCATTGAGAACGCCATCATGGATGCCCTTGAAACGCATTCCGCAATGAGCAGACAAGCGCTCGCCTCAAAGGAAGTCCGTGACGGCATCAAGGAAATCCTGCTTGGACCGGGGCGGCTTTGGGAAGGGCTGAGAGAGCGAGCGCAGATCTAA
- a CDS encoding tyrosine-type recombinase/integrase — protein sequence MLPYTQQLPSGAWRYRRPVPNKLRPIIQKKNLVKALGETYAAALKSYSQVHSEFERVIRKAEQILAADADPRELPLLTKLDLYLQGTAKIRQMGFDPYDATVDADDPDSVAEDAARTSVADVILEDYPKDPATGDPVGITKLDQFVVSALYGGAPSAPEPTLEDAKKLYVAEKITGTEFEIKKKTQRLERVVGHIEAALSRPPTIPRFTRSDAKLVRDHMLSLGTLKPSSVKRELNVVKAMFNHVITEMQLVGCMNPFAKLPIAGLNEDPEDELRDPLPDDVLNSVRALILNNANDDLQLIWRLLEGTGCRLAEVTGLRVQDVSLHDAFPHITVTWHEGRRIKTKASKRVVPLVADALDAAKEAVEMSKSKKGTMLFARYGGENGPGNASAALMKYVRKVTDDEAHAVHSLRHNMKDRLILAEISELEQNLILGHSLGGVGDRVYGGTPAKLRASTKAMKRAFGVFDEADGKETEETRQVAEFN from the coding sequence ATGCTACCTTACACACAGCAGCTTCCTTCGGGGGCGTGGCGCTATCGTCGCCCGGTCCCAAACAAACTAAGGCCGATCATCCAAAAGAAAAACTTGGTGAAGGCGCTCGGCGAGACGTACGCAGCGGCGCTGAAATCCTATTCTCAGGTTCATTCCGAGTTCGAAAGGGTGATCCGCAAGGCGGAGCAAATCCTAGCTGCGGACGCGGACCCACGTGAGCTACCGCTGCTGACCAAGCTGGATCTGTATCTCCAAGGCACAGCCAAAATACGGCAGATGGGCTTTGACCCTTACGACGCCACTGTCGATGCCGACGACCCCGATAGCGTGGCAGAAGATGCGGCCAGAACTTCAGTGGCAGATGTCATCCTTGAGGATTACCCGAAGGACCCGGCTACAGGAGACCCCGTAGGCATCACAAAACTTGATCAGTTTGTCGTCAGTGCACTTTATGGCGGCGCCCCGTCCGCGCCAGAGCCAACGCTCGAAGATGCAAAGAAGCTTTACGTTGCCGAGAAGATCACCGGCACAGAGTTCGAGATCAAGAAAAAGACGCAACGCCTTGAGCGTGTCGTCGGTCACATTGAAGCAGCATTGAGCCGACCGCCAACAATTCCCCGGTTCACGCGCTCCGACGCAAAACTTGTGCGCGATCACATGCTTTCTCTCGGCACCCTGAAGCCGTCCTCGGTGAAGCGTGAGCTGAATGTCGTCAAGGCGATGTTCAACCACGTCATTACCGAGATGCAGTTGGTCGGCTGCATGAACCCGTTCGCCAAGCTCCCGATTGCCGGTCTCAATGAGGACCCGGAGGACGAACTGCGTGATCCGCTGCCTGACGATGTTCTTAATTCCGTTCGGGCTTTGATCCTGAACAACGCGAATGACGATCTTCAGTTGATCTGGCGGCTGCTGGAAGGCACCGGCTGCCGATTGGCAGAGGTTACCGGGCTCCGAGTTCAGGACGTATCTCTGCACGACGCCTTCCCGCACATCACCGTGACTTGGCACGAGGGGCGACGGATAAAGACCAAAGCGTCCAAGCGAGTGGTCCCGCTCGTCGCTGATGCTCTGGACGCAGCCAAGGAAGCCGTCGAAATGTCCAAGTCCAAGAAGGGGACGATGCTGTTTGCTCGCTACGGCGGCGAGAACGGACCGGGGAATGCCTCGGCGGCGCTGATGAAGTATGTGCGTAAGGTGACCGATGATGAGGCCCACGCGGTCCACTCGCTTCGACATAACATGAAGGACCGCCTGATTTTGGCCGAGATCTCAGAGCTGGAGCAGAACCTTATTCTTGGTCACTCACTTGGGGGTGTTGGCGACAGGGTCTACGGCGGTACTCCGGCAAAGCTCAGGGCAAGCACCAAGGCCATGAAACGGGCATTTGGCGTGTTTGACGAGGCGGACGGCAAGGAGACGGAAGAGACCCGTCAGGTCGCCGAATTTAACTGA